A stretch of DNA from Paenibacillus albus:
GCGGCGACGTCAGCTTCAACCATGTACAGTTCCGCTACAAGGAAGATACCTCGCTCATCGAGGACATGGATATTCACGTACACTCGGGTCAGACGATTGCCATCGTAGGTCCGACAGGTGCCGGCAAAACAACGCTCATTAACCTGCTGATGCGGTTCTATGAAATCAATAACGGCAGCATCACGATTGACGGTGTGGGTATTACACAGCTGAAGCGCGGCGATTTGCGGAATCTTTTCGGCATGGTGCTGCAGGATACATGGCTGTTTAACGGTACGATCCGCGATAACATCGCTTATGGTCGTACAGGTGCGACCGAAGAAGAAGTCGTGGCCGCAGCACGAGCAGCGTATGCAGACCATTTCATCCGGACGCTGCCTGAAGGCTATGATACGGTGCTGAATGAAGAAGCATCGAATATCTCGCAGGGGCAGAAGCAATTGCTGACGATCGCCCGCGCCATTCTGGCGAATCCGACGATCCTCATTCTCGACGAAGCGACAAGCAGCGTCGATACGCGGACGGAGATCCATATCCAGCGTGCGATGAACGAGCTGATGCAAGGCAGAACGAGCTTCGTTATTGCGCACCGCCTCTCGACGATTCGCGATGCCGATCTCATCCTCGTTATGAATCACGGCACCGTCATCGAGCAAGGTACGCATGAAGAGCTGCTCGCAGCTGGCGGCTTCTACGCCGACCTGTACGAGAGCCAGTTCAGCAGCCGCAAACGTCAAGTGGATGCGGTGTAGCTATCATATTTATCAAGAAAAGCCTTCCCAGAGGCGAGTAATACTCGCTTGGGGAGGTTTTTTTGTAGAAGCATTCACAGGTAACACTACGTACTAATAACGTTTAACATACGAAACGAATCACTAGCCAAATGGCTTGAACAGCAACCACTTCATACACATTTCACACACGCCGCAGCGGTTAAAATTTGGAAGCACATGGTATACTGAAACTGGCAATAGTCCCTACAAAATCACATCGGAGGTTGCCCCATCATGGTGACTACAATTCTGGTTTCCGCCCTGCTCATTATTATCGTGCTGCCCATCGTTATTTTCTTCGGCTACATGTACTCCCTATCTAAGAAAGCGAAGCACTCCATTCTCCGCTCCCATCCTTTTCTCGGATGGATGCGCTACTTGCTCGAGAAGGTTGGCCCGGAATTCCGTCAATATTGGTTCGACAGCGATACGGAAGGCAAGCCATTCTCCCGCGCGGACTTCGTAGGCCTTGTCTATGCGGCCAAATACCGGACTGACCTGATTTCCTTCGGTGGACGTCGCGATTATGAGAAGCCCGGCTTCTATATTTCCAATGCGATGTTCCCGAAGCTGACGAGCGAGCTGAAGGTGGACAATAACGAACTCGTGCAAGGGAAGAAGTATGTCATTACAGACGAGGGCTTGTTCACTCGCCAAGAGAAGTTCATCGAGGAACCGGTAAAACGTTGGCTGCTCCATGACGACGATGCCATTGTTGTCGGCCCTAACCGTAGACAGCCGTGGCGGCTCAAAGGGATGTTCGGCGCGTCAGCAACCTCCTTCGGTGCGGTCGGCGAGCATTATATTCAGTCCACAGGCAGCGGTGCCCTCATGGCGGGCGGTTCCTGGATCAACACAGGAGAAGGCGGCGTCGCGGATGTGCATCTCGCTACCGGCGTCGACGTTGTCTCGCAGATCGGCCCCGGCATGTTCGGCTTCCGCGATGATACGGGTAAGTTCTCCATCGAGGAATTCAAGCGCAAAGCAGCAGTGCCGAATATCAAAGCGTTCGAGCTCAAATTCCATCAAGGGGCAAAAATCCGCGGAGGTCATCTCGAAGGCTCCAAGGTAACCGAAAGGGTCGCAGCAGCCCGCCTCGTTCCGGTCGGCAAGACGGTCAACTCCCCGAACCGGTTCGAGTTTCTGACGAATGCGGAAGAAGCGATTCGCTTCGTCGGCTCGCTTCAGGAGGCAGGCGGCAAGCCCGTCGGCATCAAAATCGTCGTCGGCGATCCGAAGCGCCTTGAGCCATTGTTCGAAGCGATGCTGGCGCTTGATACGTACCCCGATTTCATAACGGTGGACGGCTCGGAGGGCGGCTCCGGCGCGACGTTCAAAGCGATGGCGGACGGCATGGGGCTGCCGCTCTATGCGGCGCTCGTCATCCTTGACGATACGGCGCGCAAATTCGGCATTCGTGACCGCATCCGAATCTTCGCCTCCGGCAAGCTCATCACGCCGGATAAAGTAGCGATTGCCCTCGCCCTTGGCGCGGACTGCGTCAACTCCGCGCGCGGCTTCATGATGGCGAACGGCTGCATCATGGCCATGCAATGCCATACGGGCAAATGTCCGACTGGCATTACGACGACGGACTCCAAATACCAGGCTGCGCTCGCTCCGGAAGAGAAGCAGTGGCGAGTGATGAACTATATTTTGCAGCTGCGGGAAGGGCTGTTCTCCCTGGCTGCCGCTTGCGGGCTGGATAGTCCGCGCGGCTTCAGGCGCGAGCATGTCGTGTTTACGAACGAGAGCGGACAAACGACGCGCATGGTCGATCTGTTCCCTTATCCCGAAGCAAAATAATTATTTCAAAATAAAGATATTTCTGTTGACATTGATACAGTACTCCGCTAAACTTACTTTAGATAATAAAGCTTATTATTAAAAGTAAGTAAATTTGGGAGGTACTTATCCATGTCCGTATCCAAATGGGTTGTAGACGCATCGCACAGTTCTGTAGATTTTACTATTCGTCACATGATGATTGCCAAAGTAAAAGGCACGTTCCACAATTTCAGCGCTGAAATCGAAGCGAATCCAGAAGATCTGACAACGGCGAGCATTGCGTTCTCCGTCGAGCTGAGCAGCATCGACACTCGCAACGCAGACCGCGATAATCACCTTCGCACAGGCGATTTCTTCAACATCGAGCAATACCCGACCCTGACGTTCAACGCGACGAAGATCGTTCGCACAGGCGATGGCGAATATGATGTTACTGGCGATCTGACTCTGCTCGGCCTAACTCGCAGCGAGACACTCGAAGTGACTTACGAAGGCAGCGGCAAAGACCCTTGGGGCAACGAGAAAGCCGGCTTCAGTGCGAAAGGCGCAATCAAACGCAGCGACTACGGCTTAACGTACAACGCAGCGCTTGAAACAGGCGGCGTTCTGATCGGCGACGAAGTGAAAATCTCGATCGAGATTGAAGCAGGCAAGCAAGCTTAATACAGATAAGTGAGGCTCCCCGACATCGGGGAGCCTCTTTCGTTTGGAGGAGCCGCTCGCCAATACGCGGTGAATTCGGGATCATTTTCACAAACCCTATCCGTCTTTCGCAGGCTGCCCGCTGGAATGTTGCCCCTGCCGTTTCCATACAATGGATGAGAAGCTTCGTTAGGAAGCCTTTCCTAAGGCAGAAACGGTGGGATGCCCGTCTATGATCGACTCGATTGTGTTGTTTCCGCACTGCAGGTGGGAGACGTTTCCTTACCAGACGATATTGGAGGTTGCCGGACGTGAACGGACCGTCTATGTGGTTACGACGCCAGCCGGATTGTCTGGCGCCCCCTCCTCTTTCCGCTCCATTGCACGAAATGAGCTGCACACACTGCCTTGGCCGCAGACCGCGGCGATTGTTACGCATCCGTGCTGGATCTACGAAATTGCCGGCCGCGCGCCGGCTGCTGTCCTTGCGCTTCTCCCCGAGGCATATGAATACGGGGATGACGCTTATTTGCGCTGCCGGGACGCGCTGTGCGCTGCTGCTTCGATGATCGTGACAAGTTCCGAGCCGCTCTACTTCGAGCAGTGGTTCCGGCGCTGCCGCGTCTTTCTCCGCGACGGCCTCGACCTCGCCTCCGACGCGATTGCCGATGCCGCCATCATGGATGCGATCAGCGGCAAACCGCTCGATTCGCTGGCGAAGCTGCAGCTGCAGCGGAGGCAGGATTTTCGCGAGGAGCAGTTGAAGGCGCTGCGTCCTACGGCGATGCAGTCTTTCTTCCAAG
This window harbors:
- a CDS encoding FMN-binding glutamate synthase family protein, whose translation is MVTTILVSALLIIIVLPIVIFFGYMYSLSKKAKHSILRSHPFLGWMRYLLEKVGPEFRQYWFDSDTEGKPFSRADFVGLVYAAKYRTDLISFGGRRDYEKPGFYISNAMFPKLTSELKVDNNELVQGKKYVITDEGLFTRQEKFIEEPVKRWLLHDDDAIVVGPNRRQPWRLKGMFGASATSFGAVGEHYIQSTGSGALMAGGSWINTGEGGVADVHLATGVDVVSQIGPGMFGFRDDTGKFSIEEFKRKAAVPNIKAFELKFHQGAKIRGGHLEGSKVTERVAAARLVPVGKTVNSPNRFEFLTNAEEAIRFVGSLQEAGGKPVGIKIVVGDPKRLEPLFEAMLALDTYPDFITVDGSEGGSGATFKAMADGMGLPLYAALVILDDTARKFGIRDRIRIFASGKLITPDKVAIALALGADCVNSARGFMMANGCIMAMQCHTGKCPTGITTTDSKYQAALAPEEKQWRVMNYILQLREGLFSLAAACGLDSPRGFRREHVVFTNESGQTTRMVDLFPYPEAK
- a CDS encoding YceI family protein, with the protein product MSVSKWVVDASHSSVDFTIRHMMIAKVKGTFHNFSAEIEANPEDLTTASIAFSVELSSIDTRNADRDNHLRTGDFFNIEQYPTLTFNATKIVRTGDGEYDVTGDLTLLGLTRSETLEVTYEGSGKDPWGNEKAGFSAKGAIKRSDYGLTYNAALETGGVLIGDEVKISIEIEAGKQA